A window of the Roseburia sp. 831b genome harbors these coding sequences:
- a CDS encoding MBL fold metallo-hydrolase: MELCSIASGSSGNCIYAGSDESHILIDAGISGKRIENGLNSIDLKTADMQGILITHEHIDHIAGLGVVARRYGIPMYATKETIDAVLHTKSVGKIDESLFHAIEPGVDFSIGDLTIEPISISHDAANPVAYKVKQPGKSMAVMTDLGKYDQNIIDKLKSLDVLLLEANHDVQMLQVGSYPYPLKRRILGEKGHLSNEASGQLLGEILHDHFNTVFLGHLSKENNYEELAYETVQLEVTMGENPYNGSDFPMYVAKRDEVSPMIRF, encoded by the coding sequence ATGGAATTATGCAGTATTGCAAGTGGAAGCAGCGGAAACTGTATTTATGCAGGTTCCGATGAAAGCCACATTTTGATTGATGCCGGAATCAGCGGAAAGCGGATTGAGAACGGACTGAATTCGATAGACCTTAAGACGGCAGATATGCAGGGAATTTTAATTACACATGAACATATCGATCATATCGCAGGACTTGGAGTGGTAGCACGCCGCTACGGAATTCCGATGTATGCGACCAAAGAGACGATTGATGCCGTATTACATACGAAGTCCGTTGGAAAAATAGACGAAAGCCTTTTCCATGCGATTGAGCCGGGTGTTGATTTTTCAATCGGAGATTTGACGATTGAACCAATTTCCATTTCCCATGATGCAGCAAATCCGGTTGCATACAAGGTGAAACAACCGGGAAAAAGTATGGCGGTTATGACCGATTTAGGAAAGTATGACCAAAATATTATAGACAAACTAAAGAGTTTAGATGTATTATTGTTAGAAGCCAATCATGATGTGCAGATGTTACAGGTAGGATCTTATCCATACCCTTTGAAAAGAAGAATTCTTGGCGAAAAAGGGCATCTGTCGAATGAGGCGAGCGGACAGTTATTAGGTGAGATTTTACATGATCACTTTAACACTGTTTTTCTGGGGCATTTAAGTAAAGAGAATAATTACGAAGAATTAGCATATGAGACAGTACAGCTTGAGGTGACGATGGGTGAGAATCCGTACAACGGATCTGATTTCCCGATGTATGTTGCCAAGAGAGATGAAGTTTCGCCGATGATTCGTTTTTAG
- a CDS encoding ACT domain-containing protein, with protein MENTVDKTIITVVGKDTVGIIAKVCTYLAEEKINVLDISQTIVSGYFNMMMVVDMNKAAKAFSDCQKDLDALGTEIGVSIKCQRAEIFEKMHRI; from the coding sequence ATGGAAAACACAGTAGACAAGACAATTATCACAGTAGTAGGCAAAGACACTGTCGGAATTATCGCCAAGGTATGTACTTATCTTGCAGAAGAGAAAATCAACGTGCTTGATATCTCACAGACAATTGTATCCGGCTATTTCAACATGATGATGGTGGTTGATATGAACAAAGCCGCAAAAGCATTTTCGGACTGCCAGAAAGATTTGGATGCACTTGGAACAGAAATCGGTGTTTCCATTAAATGCCAGCGCGCTGAGATTTTTGAAAAAATGCATCGTATCTAA
- a CDS encoding PFL family protein, whose translation MINIFEVNETNKMVEQENLDVRTITIGISLLDCIDSDLKKLNENIYNKITTVAKDLAKTAETIEGEFGIPIVNKRISVTPIALVGGSACKTPEDFVTIAHTMDKAAKAVGVNLIGGYSALVSKGMTKADETLIRSIPQALSTTECVCSSVNLGSTKTGINMDGVKLMGEILLELAEVTKDRDSVDCMKLVVFCNAPDDNPFMAGAFHGVTEADAIINVGVSGPGVVKTALEKVRGESFEVLCETIKKTAFKVTRVGQLVAKEASKMLGIPFGIVDLSLAPTPAVGDSVADILCEIGLEYAGAPGTTAALALLNDQVKKGGVMASSYVGGLSGAFIPVSEDQGMIDAVTAGAMTIEKLEAMTCVCSVGLDMIAIPGDTPATTISGIIADEMAIGMVNQKTTAARLIPVIGKGVGDTVEFGGLFGYAPIMPVNKYSCADFVNRGGRIPAPIHSFKN comes from the coding sequence ATGATTAACATATTTGAAGTAAATGAAACCAACAAAATGGTGGAGCAGGAAAACCTTGATGTTAGAACGATTACAATCGGAATCAGCCTGCTGGATTGTATTGACTCAGACTTAAAGAAATTAAATGAAAATATCTACAATAAGATTACAACCGTTGCAAAGGATCTTGCAAAGACAGCGGAGACAATTGAGGGCGAATTCGGGATTCCAATCGTCAACAAACGTATTTCCGTTACCCCGATTGCATTGGTTGGCGGTTCTGCATGCAAGACACCAGAAGATTTCGTAACGATTGCACATACGATGGATAAAGCTGCAAAAGCAGTTGGCGTTAACCTGATTGGTGGTTATTCTGCATTAGTTTCCAAAGGAATGACAAAGGCAGATGAGACGCTGATTCGTTCGATTCCACAGGCATTGTCCACAACAGAGTGTGTCTGCAGTTCCGTAAATTTAGGCTCTACAAAGACGGGAATTAACATGGACGGCGTGAAGCTGATGGGCGAAATCTTACTCGAACTTGCAGAAGTGACAAAAGACCGTGATTCTGTTGACTGTATGAAGCTGGTTGTATTCTGTAACGCACCAGACGATAACCCATTTATGGCAGGTGCTTTCCATGGCGTGACAGAAGCAGATGCTATCATTAACGTTGGTGTCAGCGGCCCTGGTGTAGTAAAGACTGCCCTGGAAAAAGTACGTGGAGAGAGCTTTGAGGTTCTCTGCGAGACTATCAAAAAGACAGCGTTTAAGGTAACACGTGTTGGCCAGCTTGTTGCAAAAGAGGCTTCTAAGATGCTTGGAATTCCATTCGGAATCGTAGACTTATCTTTAGCACCGACACCTGCAGTTGGAGACAGTGTTGCAGATATTCTTTGTGAAATCGGATTAGAATATGCAGGAGCACCGGGTACAACAGCAGCGCTTGCGCTTTTGAATGACCAGGTGAAAAAAGGCGGCGTTATGGCATCCTCTTATGTTGGTGGCTTAAGCGGTGCGTTTATTCCGGTCAGCGAGGATCAGGGAATGATTGATGCTGTGACAGCAGGAGCCATGACAATCGAGAAGTTAGAGGCAATGACTTGTGTATGTTCCGTTGGACTTGATATGATTGCAATTCCAGGAGATACACCGGCAACTACAATTTCCGGTATTATTGCAGATGAGATGGCAATCGGTATGGTGAACCAGAAGACAACAGCAGCACGTTTGATTCCGGTGATTGGAAAAGGTGTTGGTGATACCGTAGAGTTTGGTGGATTGTTTGGTTATGCGCCAATTATGCCGGTAAACAAATACTCCTGTGCAGATTTTGTGAATCGTGGAGGAAGAATTCCTGCACCAATTCATAGCTTTAAGAACTAA
- a CDS encoding extracellular solute-binding protein yields MKKKVISALLCVSMMATLVAGCGSKAADDSSNTDSNNAATADTQAADSSNATSSEDAIANLIAATDGTVNIQLWCSELESYQNVMKELTDKFQEQYSDVDFNITIGAVSEADAKDKILEDIDAAADVFVFADDQVNDLVNAGALQEVAATYTYDPTETNSKATVDAATKDGKLYAYPLTASNGYFLYYDSSIFSEDDVASWEALTAKAEEAGTQVGMDVANGWYLYGFFAGAGCELSMNDDNTNNCDWNNETGVKVAESVENITSSSAFVSVADEDAITMLSDGTLGAYVSGTWDAKSFQEAYGDGYAACKLPTFDVDGTATQMGSYAGYKFVGVNSHAENIGWSMLLAEYLTNEESQLAIGNATEEGPANINAAAQIDSPALAALAAQSAYADQQVVGQNYWDPAKALGQNLIDGASDIQGVLNDAVDGITQEIAE; encoded by the coding sequence ATGAAAAAGAAAGTAATTAGTGCTTTATTATGCGTAAGCATGATGGCAACATTAGTTGCTGGTTGCGGAAGCAAAGCAGCTGATGACAGCAGCAACACAGACAGTAACAACGCAGCAACAGCTGACACACAGGCAGCAGACAGCAGCAATGCAACATCTTCAGAAGATGCAATTGCAAACTTAATCGCTGCAACAGACGGAACCGTAAACATTCAGTTATGGTGTTCTGAACTTGAGTCTTATCAGAATGTTATGAAAGAATTAACAGATAAATTCCAGGAACAGTATTCTGATGTAGATTTCAACATCACAATCGGTGCTGTATCTGAGGCAGATGCAAAAGATAAGATTTTGGAAGATATTGACGCAGCAGCAGATGTATTCGTATTTGCAGATGATCAGGTAAATGACCTTGTAAATGCTGGCGCACTTCAGGAAGTAGCAGCTACTTATACATATGACCCAACAGAGACAAACTCTAAGGCGACTGTAGATGCAGCTACAAAAGACGGAAAGCTTTACGCTTACCCATTAACAGCTTCTAACGGATATTTCTTATATTATGATTCAAGCATTTTCTCAGAAGATGATGTAGCTTCCTGGGAAGCACTTACGGCAAAAGCTGAAGAAGCAGGAACTCAGGTAGGTATGGACGTAGCAAACGGCTGGTACTTATACGGATTCTTCGCAGGAGCAGGATGCGAACTTTCTATGAACGATGACAATACAAACAACTGTGACTGGAACAACGAAACAGGTGTGAAAGTAGCAGAGAGCGTTGAGAACATTACTTCTTCTTCCGCATTTGTAAGCGTAGCAGATGAAGATGCTATCACAATGTTAAGCGATGGAACACTTGGTGCATATGTTTCCGGTACATGGGATGCAAAATCATTCCAGGAAGCATATGGTGATGGATATGCAGCATGCAAACTTCCTACTTTTGATGTAGACGGAACAGCTACACAGATGGGATCTTACGCTGGTTACAAATTCGTTGGTGTTAACTCTCATGCAGAAAACATTGGTTGGTCTATGCTTCTTGCTGAGTACTTAACAAACGAAGAAAGCCAGTTAGCAATTGGTAATGCAACAGAAGAAGGTCCTGCAAACATCAATGCAGCAGCTCAGATTGATTCCCCAGCACTTGCAGCACTTGCAGCTCAGTCTGCATACGCAGATCAGCAGGTTGTAGGTCAGAACTACTGGGATCCAGCAAAAGCACTTGGTCAGAACCTTATTGATGGAGCTTCTGATATTCAGGGTGTACTTAATGATGCTGTAGATGGTATTACACAGGAAATCGCTGAATAA